GAGATAGAGGAGACGGTCAACCTCGCGGAGGCCGACATCATCGTCTCGGGCGGACGCGGCCTGGCAAACCCGGACAACTTCTCGGTCGTCAGGGACCTGGCGAAAGTGCTCGGCGCGGCGGTCGGCGCCTCCCGCAGCGCGGTAGACGCGAATTGGATACCGTATTCTCACCAGGTCGGACAGACGGGGAAGACGGTCTGCCCGAAGCTCTATATCGCATGCGGCATAAGCGGTCAGATCCAGCACCTCATCGGCATGCAGTCGTCGAAGGTCATAGTCGCCATCAATAAGGACCCCGACGCGCCCATCTTCAAGGTCGCCACCTACGGCATCGTCGGCGACATCTTCGAAGTAGTCCCGGCCCTCACCAAAGAATTCAGTAAGATCCTCAAAAAATAGATCCTAAAATTTTTACGGGTGACCCCAAATTTTTACGGGTGACCCCAAATTTTTATAAAGGAAAAATTTGGGATAATCTATGGGCTATTAAAATACTAAAATTTCACAGAGGAAATTTTAGTATGACGCGACCGAGCCTTTTGGAGTATAGGGCACTACGGCGCCTAGGATCCACGATCTGTCATTGGTACGCCTCGAGAGCGTTGAATGCCCTATAGAAACAAAAGGCGAGGGAGCGGCAGGACCCGTAAAAATTTGTCCATAAGGAGATACCCAACACGAGAGGGGAAGCACACAGGACCAGTAAAATTTGCTACCATTGCCCGTTCGCTATGTTATAATATCATTGTTTATATACCATAATTATGACCTATCTGGAAAAATTAGAGAACGACACCATATTCATCATACGGGAGGCCTACCAGAAGTTCAGGAATATGGCGCTCCTGTGGTCGATAGGCAAAGATTCCACGACCCTGCTGTGGCTCGCCAGGAAGGCATTCTTCGGCAAGGTCCCGTTCCCCGTCCTCCATATCGATACCGGATATAAATTCAAAGAGATATACGACTTCAGGGACAGGTTCCGAAGAGCGTGGGGCCTCGACCTCATAGTCGCGAAGAACGAAGAGGCGATGAGAAAAGGGGTCTCGCCCGGCAGGAACAAATTCGCCTGTTGCACGGAGCGTAAGACGAACGCCCTTAAGATCGCCATCGCCCGGCACGGCTTCAGGGCGCTATACCTGGCCATCCGGAGAGATGAGCACGGTATAAGGGGTAAGGAGAGGATCTTCAGCCCCCGCGATACCGATTTTAAATGGAACTATCTCGACCAGCCGGCGGAGATGTGGGACCATTATAAGACAGCGGTCACAGGGGAAGAGCATATAAGGGTCCACCCTCTACTGGGGTGGCGCGAGATCGATATCTGGGAGTATATACGGAAAGAGGATATCCCCATAACGTCATTATATCTTGCAAAGGACGGCAGGCGTTACCGCAGCATAGGGTGTGAGTGCTGCTGCGCCCCCGTGGACTCCGACGCGGATACCATAGACAGGATAGTGAAAGAACTGCGGACGACCGATGTCTCTGAGAGGTCCGGCAGGGCGCAGGATAAAGAAGAGGTCTACATGATGGAGAAGCTCAGATCTCTCGGGTATATGTGAGATGAAAAAAGATACGACCCTCGCATTTGTCATAACAGGCCACGTCGACCACGGCAAATCCACCCTCATCGGGAGGATCCTTTACGACACGAAGTCCCTGCCTAAGGACAGGATACGGGACGTCCTGGGTGCTTCTCTGGAGAAGGACGTCTTTGCCCATTTCCTCGACTGTTTCAGGGAGGAGAGGGAGAAGGATATGACGGTCGATACGACGCAGGTGTCATTCAGGACGAAACGGCGTACCTATACGATAATAGACGCGCCCGGCCACAGGGAGTTCATAAAGAGCATGATCACCGGCGCCTCCTATGCGCGTATAGGGGTGCTCGTCGTAGATGTGAACGAAGGTCTGAAAGAGCAGACGAGGCGCCATGCCTCGATACTCTCCTTTCTCGGCATACGGAAGGTCATAGTGGCGATAAATAAGATGGACACGGTAAATTATGAGAAGGACCGTTTCTCTCTTTTGCAGAAAGAGACCGAACGTTTACTCTCCAGGGTAGGGTTGAAGGCGCATCTCTTCATACCGATAAGCGCCCTGAAGGGCGAGAATATCCTCAAGAGGTCGAAGAGATGCAGGTGGTATAAAGGGCCGTCGCTTATCGAAGCCGTCGATTCTATGGATATCTCCCCGCGCGTCGATCCGCAAAATTTTGTTATGTGCGTCCAGGATAATTATCGTATAGACGGAAAGGATATCGTCGTGGGCAGGGTGGACTCCGGGGTCATCAGGAAAGGGCGCGATGTCAGGATATTGCCCGGGAAGGGCAATGGAAAGGTGATATCCATAGAGCGCTTCCTGGAGAGAAGGGATGACGCCGGAACGGGCGAATCGATAGGGTTGGACCTCGCCGCCAGGCATCCGCCGAAACGCGGCGATATACTCTGTGACGCGGCCGGCCGCCCCGGTCTACGGAGGCGCTTTGAAGCGGACATCCTTTTATTCGACAGGGATATAACGGTCGGAGAGCGTCTCGCCCTGCGCTGCTCCACCCAGGAGATGCGCGCCTCTATCGGAAAGATATTTAATAGGTTCGATTCTTCTACGCTCGAGGAACTCGGCAAAAGCCCGCGGCTCAGATGCCTCGATATGGCGAGGGTCATCATAAAGACGGAAAGGCCGGTACTGGTAAGGCGATTTTGTGAAGATGAGAACCTGGGCAGGTTCGTCCTGGAGAAGGATAGCGTGATAGCCGCCTGCGGCATCGTGGTGAAGTGAAGATATCTATATAACAGATGTCGCAAAGTAACGGCAAAAAAGGGAGGAGATGATATGCCAAGCGGTCCGAAAAGAAGATATGTAAAACCGGTGATCACAAGGATACAGCTTGATCACAC
This DNA window, taken from Candidatus Omnitrophota bacterium, encodes the following:
- the cysD gene encoding sulfate adenylyltransferase subunit CysD; translation: MTYLEKLENDTIFIIREAYQKFRNMALLWSIGKDSTTLLWLARKAFFGKVPFPVLHIDTGYKFKEIYDFRDRFRRAWGLDLIVAKNEEAMRKGVSPGRNKFACCTERKTNALKIAIARHGFRALYLAIRRDEHGIRGKERIFSPRDTDFKWNYLDQPAEMWDHYKTAVTGEEHIRVHPLLGWREIDIWEYIRKEDIPITSLYLAKDGRRYRSIGCECCCAPVDSDADTIDRIVKELRTTDVSERSGRAQDKEEVYMMEKLRSLGYM
- a CDS encoding GTP-binding protein, producing the protein MKKDTTLAFVITGHVDHGKSTLIGRILYDTKSLPKDRIRDVLGASLEKDVFAHFLDCFREEREKDMTVDTTQVSFRTKRRTYTIIDAPGHREFIKSMITGASYARIGVLVVDVNEGLKEQTRRHASILSFLGIRKVIVAINKMDTVNYEKDRFSLLQKETERLLSRVGLKAHLFIPISALKGENILKRSKRCRWYKGPSLIEAVDSMDISPRVDPQNFVMCVQDNYRIDGKDIVVGRVDSGVIRKGRDVRILPGKGNGKVISIERFLERRDDAGTGESIGLDLAARHPPKRGDILCDAAGRPGLRRRFEADILLFDRDITVGERLALRCSTQEMRASIGKIFNRFDSSTLEELGKSPRLRCLDMARVIIKTERPVLVRRFCEDENLGRFVLEKDSVIAACGIVVK